The following coding sequences are from one uncultured Bacteroides sp. window:
- a CDS encoding carcinine hydrolase/isopenicillin-N N-acyltransferase family protein — translation MKKFLLLTILFAYSLITSQDIQACTSAVISGKITSDGRPLLWKNRDTDYAQNSVKYFSGKRYSFIAIVNSVDKEPNEIWIGTNSAGFSIMNTQSYNLEQPKASEERGPANGSVMKLALEVCATVDDFRHFLDSIAKPSGIEANFGVIDAKGGAAMFEVGNYKYTMYDANNSKDAPCGYIARTNFSFAGEINAGAGYVRYMQEDKLLMPASATKEITPAWIFQELSRSFTNSLLGIDLKSGNFNRPKTSGWFVDQDFIARKSTACSVVVQGVRKDEKAELTTMWTVLGYPPASVAIPVWVKGAEKHLPYLLVRENSTGVAPLCAKAVILRDCAFSYSQGMGSSRYFNWELIFNNEGTGFMQLLAPVEKKIFAFVSPKLEKWRKDGKLDLDEVNSFYSDLDDYVERKYKELFAL, via the coding sequence ATGAAGAAATTTCTATTGTTAACGATACTTTTTGCCTATTCATTAATAACTTCTCAAGATATTCAGGCTTGCACTTCTGCTGTTATATCGGGTAAAATAACGTCGGATGGGCGTCCTTTACTATGGAAAAACAGGGATACGGATTATGCTCAGAATAGTGTGAAATATTTTTCTGGTAAGCGCTACTCATTCATTGCAATAGTTAATAGTGTAGATAAAGAGCCTAACGAAATATGGATTGGTACAAATTCTGCAGGATTCTCTATTATGAATACGCAATCTTATAATTTAGAGCAACCGAAGGCTAGTGAAGAGCGTGGTCCTGCAAATGGTTCTGTGATGAAACTTGCTCTTGAAGTTTGTGCTACCGTAGATGATTTTAGGCATTTCTTAGATTCTATAGCAAAGCCTAGCGGGATAGAGGCTAACTTCGGAGTGATTGATGCTAAAGGAGGTGCTGCTATGTTTGAAGTAGGTAATTACAAATATACCATGTATGATGCAAATAACTCGAAAGATGCTCCTTGTGGCTATATTGCGCGAACCAATTTTTCTTTTGCCGGTGAAATAAATGCAGGTGCTGGGTATGTTCGTTATATGCAAGAGGATAAACTGTTGATGCCGGCTTCTGCAACTAAAGAAATCACTCCTGCTTGGATTTTTCAGGAGTTATCTCGCTCTTTTACTAACTCATTATTAGGTATTGATCTGAAGAGTGGTAACTTTAATCGTCCAAAAACTTCGGGGTGGTTTGTTGATCAAGATTTTATTGCGCGTAAAAGTACTGCTTGTTCTGTAGTAGTGCAAGGAGTTAGAAAAGATGAAAAGGCTGAATTAACTACGATGTGGACTGTTTTAGGTTATCCACCTGCAAGTGTTGCTATTCCTGTTTGGGTTAAGGGTGCGGAAAAGCATCTACCGTATTTACTGGTTCGTGAAAATTCTACTGGAGTTGCGCCTTTGTGTGCTAAGGCTGTAATATTGCGTGATTGTGCATTTTCATATTCTCAAGGTATGGGAAGTAGCCGTTATTTCAATTGGGAACTTATTTTTAACAATGAAGGAACTGGTTTTATGCAGCTATTAGCTCCTGTTGAAAAGAAGATTTTTGCTTTTGTGA
- a CDS encoding HD domain-containing protein: MVELTKEELMLHFDDKIFTQISETADMLGLDCYAVGGYVRDIFLQRPSKDIDIVVVGSGIEMAEALGKRLGKNARVSVFKNFGTAQVKCNGIEVEFVGARKESYSHDSRKPIVEDGTLEDDQNRRDFTINALAVCLNKSRFGELVDPFGGIKDLKEKVIRTPMDPDITFSDDPLRMMRCIRFATQLNFYIDDETFESLCRNKDRIEIISKERIADELNKIILSPIPSKGFIDLDRSGLLSLIFPELVALQGVESRNGKAHKDNFYHTLEVLDNICKETDNLWLRWSALLHDIAKPVTKRWEPKAGWTFHNHNFIGERMLPDIFRRMKLPMNEKLKYVQKMVSLHMRPIVISNDVVTDSAVRRLLFEAGDDIDDLMTLCEADITSKNSERKQRFLNNFKLVRQKLKDLEEKDRVRNFQPPVSGEMIMDVFGLKPCQEVGALKSAIKDAILDGVIPNEYEAAYAFMLQRGRKMGLTPVE; this comes from the coding sequence ATGGTAGAGTTGACAAAAGAGGAGTTGATGCTGCATTTTGATGATAAAATATTTACTCAAATATCTGAAACTGCAGATATGTTGGGTTTGGATTGTTATGCAGTGGGAGGATATGTGCGTGATATATTTCTTCAACGTCCTTCTAAAGATATAGATATTGTAGTGGTTGGTAGTGGGATTGAGATGGCTGAAGCATTGGGAAAACGTTTGGGAAAGAACGCCCGTGTCTCTGTCTTTAAAAATTTTGGAACTGCACAAGTAAAGTGTAATGGCATAGAAGTTGAATTTGTAGGGGCTCGTAAAGAGTCATATAGCCATGATTCGCGTAAGCCGATTGTTGAAGATGGGACATTAGAAGATGATCAGAACCGTCGTGATTTTACCATTAACGCGCTAGCTGTTTGCCTTAATAAAAGTCGTTTCGGGGAATTAGTTGATCCATTTGGTGGCATAAAAGATCTTAAGGAGAAAGTTATTCGTACTCCGATGGATCCTGATATAACTTTTAGTGATGATCCGCTTCGAATGATGCGTTGTATTCGTTTTGCGACTCAACTTAATTTTTATATTGATGATGAGACTTTCGAGTCTCTTTGCCGCAATAAAGACCGTATAGAAATAATCTCTAAGGAGCGTATTGCTGATGAATTGAATAAAATTATTCTCTCTCCAATTCCTTCAAAGGGATTTATTGATTTGGATCGTTCAGGGCTTTTATCACTCATTTTTCCAGAATTAGTAGCTTTGCAGGGAGTTGAAAGTCGTAATGGGAAAGCGCATAAGGATAATTTTTATCATACGCTTGAAGTATTGGATAATATTTGCAAGGAGACTGATAATCTTTGGTTGCGTTGGTCTGCTTTGTTACATGATATAGCTAAACCAGTAACGAAGCGTTGGGAACCTAAAGCTGGTTGGACATTTCATAATCATAATTTCATAGGAGAACGTATGCTACCCGATATTTTTCGCCGTATGAAACTACCGATGAATGAAAAATTAAAATATGTGCAAAAGATGGTGAGTTTGCATATGCGTCCCATTGTGATATCAAATGATGTAGTTACCGATTCGGCTGTTCGCCGTTTACTTTTTGAAGCAGGAGATGATATTGATGATCTGATGACGCTTTGTGAAGCTGATATTACGTCGAAGAACTCAGAGAGAAAACAACGTTTTCTTAATAATTTTAAGTTGGTTAGGCAGAAACTAAAAGACCTTGAAGAAAAAGATCGTGTTCGAAACTTTCAACCTCCTGTGAGTGGAGAGATGATTATGGATGTGTTTGGTTTGAAGCCTTGCCAAGAGGTGGGAGCGTTGAAAAGTGCAATAAAAGATGCTATCTTGGATGGAGTGATTCCTAATGAATACGAAGCTGCTTATGCTTTCATGCTACAGCGAGGTAGAAAGATGGGGTTGACACCAGTTGAGTAG
- the ruvA gene encoding Holliday junction branch migration protein RuvA: MIEYIKGEIAELTPATAVIDCNGLGYLANISLNTYSAIQGKSTCKLYIYEAIREDAYVFYGFSDKQERELFLLLISVSGIGGNTARMILSALSPSELCNVISSENANLLKTVKGIGLKTAQRVIVDLKDKIKTTSGAASISSGVAMMNVEVHEEAVAALTMLGFAAVPSQKVVNLILQEEPTIPVEKVIKLALKRL; the protein is encoded by the coding sequence ATGATAGAATATATTAAAGGAGAGATTGCTGAATTAACTCCGGCAACAGCAGTGATTGATTGTAATGGTTTAGGTTATTTAGCGAACATTTCATTGAATACTTATTCTGCAATTCAGGGTAAGTCCACTTGTAAACTCTATATATACGAGGCTATTCGTGAAGATGCATATGTCTTTTACGGCTTCTCAGATAAACAGGAAAGAGAGCTTTTTTTACTACTTATTTCTGTCTCGGGTATTGGAGGCAATACTGCACGTATGATACTTTCTGCACTTTCTCCTTCGGAACTTTGTAATGTGATAAGTTCTGAAAATGCTAATTTGCTAAAAACAGTAAAAGGAATTGGGCTAAAAACGGCTCAACGAGTTATTGTTGATTTGAAAGATAAAATAAAGACTACGTCGGGAGCGGCTAGTATTAGTTCAGGAGTTGCGATGATGAATGTGGAAGTGCATGAAGAGGCTGTAGCGGCACTTACAATGTTAGGTTTTGCGGCAGTACCTTCCCAAAAAGTGGTGAATCTTATTCTGCAAGAAGAGCCTACTATACCTGTTGAAAAGGTGATCAAATTAGCATTGAAGAGGTTGTAG